A window from Athalia rosae chromosome 5, iyAthRosa1.1, whole genome shotgun sequence encodes these proteins:
- the LOC125500955 gene encoding uncharacterized protein LOC125500955 — protein MSRKPPSMVLFPSKNDEEATVSSRKPKKRYAVKPQSIVERFDKMANAHIDERDGGCSTDDETDNVLSQGHELNRRLPVKTVSRTLASSITGFDIAESIGMQHDELAEAVEKLIKAEETTRFTELVVAAEAAVAVAPPELAEEAALAVAHEYQTQNLSLIQEEIPGDTIIEVIGYVGIRRRKDAGSDNRCVG, from the coding sequence ATGTCGCGAAAGCCGCCCTCCATGGTGCTGTTCCCTTCGAAGAACGACGAAGAGGCAACGGTATCATCGCGAAAACCTAAAAAACGTTACGCCGTTAAGCCTCAATCGATTGTCGAGAGGTTTGACAAGATGGCAAACGCTCATATCGACGAACGTGACGGCGGTTGCTCCACCGACGATGAAACTGACAACGTTCTTTCGCAAGGTCACGAGTTGAATCGACGTCTACCCGTCAAAACCGTCTCCAGGACCCTCGCCAGCAGCATCACCGGATTCGATATCGCCGAAAGTATCGGAATGCAGCATGACGAGTTAGCCGAGGCCGTTGAAAAACTCATAAAAGCTGAGGAGACGACTAGATTCACCGAACTCGTCGTCGCAGCCGAAGCAGCCGTAGCTGTCGCTCCTCCCGAACTAGCCGAGGAAGCTGCACTCGCGGTCGCCCACGAGTATCAAACCCAAAATCTGAGCTTGATCCAGGAAGAGATCCCCGGAGATACGATCATAGAAGTTATCGGTTACGTCGGAATAAGGAGACGGAAAGACGCCGGGTCGGACAACCGGTGCGTTGGCTGA
- the LOC125500956 gene encoding DPY30 domain-containing protein 1-like, giving the protein MGEPLRNYLVKYVFPTLTQGLIKVAELRPDDPVDYLAEYLFKENPEGKMFEPDYTETMSMLLAAIEELQKDILPADEVDEDTRKYLRRNNGENEAIERVASAEESLLIGSSYCRMDRKSESLKFDDAASTGEKLSEEESSSGYEMHQE; this is encoded by the exons ATGGGAGAACCGCTGAGAAACTATCTGGTTAAATACGTCTTTCCAACATTGACGCAAGGCCTCATAAAGGTTGCTGAATTACGTCCCGACGATCCGGTTGACTACTTG GCCGAGTATCTGTTCAAAGAAAATCCCGAGGGAAAAATGTTCGAGCCCGACTATACGGAGACGATGAGTATGCTGTTGGCGGCGATCGAAGAATTGCAAAAAGATATTTTACCAGCGGATGAGGTCGACGAGGATACCCGAAAATACCTCCGAAGAAATAACGGCGAAAATGAAGCgatcgaaagagtcgcgagcGCAGAGGAATCGCTCCTAATCGGCTCTTCTTACTGCAGAATGGACAGGAAATCGGAAAGCTTGAAATTCGACGACGCCGCAAGTACGGGGGAAAAATTATCCGAGGAAGAATCGAGCTCGGGTTACGAAATGCACCAGGAATAG
- the LOC105693127 gene encoding INO80 complex subunit D-like isoform X1, protein MDEVNGMTVSSPLQPKAQSCTVTGQDARQTTISIQTSQILSLPVIPVGGPSPGAGATVFVGGTVPPTSGSVWQVPVVQKSNGYQSHLQHQQPQEHHLQSQTQPAHVVKIRINPEDSVAGKVVSTVRVTLDDNGGGVSGTNNANDNANNNNNNNNNNIHKNNNNDQSNNNNRNNSNGIQSNGVQVQSSAGSNVVNGIGSDQACVRISVVGNNEVDSPRAEEMIVQRDIPGALTSPASRSSSCFYYSTFQNSISTMVMSSGQCSPSDTLDSGTCSDLDGTPPPLPKKKNASPISSTVILGAGQHNRTGSLTSSGADIDSDDNESNVSCDSLNSSELNAANDLRKSGGGNVAKFKTTKSLDVVERTEEELDEQSLNDHEEINLDADNLRTRRQLDTPSDVIGNTDNEGPDYDSQSIPASPAISSSSQLDRVTLPSSSPTETTAYVSSKPSGTPRVQSPDGNRDIRRSPPMVKECAYEDIKMERMRLQNETAAADYYANFNRGNGTKYLYDDDRFYKFHLNETFDEAQARDAANAAAAIADAENDEFFAGYKMLDREAIRSAKGTVRGVKNRVRAGIATFLQQPATKNYKLKDAGKVVVYTTTMGIVRETYYACTKVKQILRTHMVKYEDRDMFMSTEYQKELRDRIQTTTIQVPQLFIDGQYIGDAEVVERLNESGELRRMLKPYKSPDACTTCQICGGYRLLPCSVCNGSKKSVHRNDFTTEFVALKCMNCDEVGLVRCPHC, encoded by the exons ATGGACGAGGTGAACGGAATGACAGTCTCTTCGCCACTGCAACCAAAGGCACAGAGCTGCACGGTAACCGGTCAAGATGCGCGCCAGACGACAATCTCGATCCAGACGAGCCAGATCCTCTCCCTCCCCGTGATACCGGTCGGTGGTCCCAGTCCAGGGGCCGGAGCAACGGTATTTGTCGGTGGCACAGTGCCACCAACCTCGGGATCGGTCTGGCAAGTTCCGGTAGTACAAAAGTCGAACGGTTATCAGTCGCACCTGCAACATCAACAGCCGCAGGAACACCACCTTCAAAGCCAGACGCAACCGGCCCACGTAGTCAAGATCAGGATAAATCCCGAAGACTCGGTGGCTGGCAAGGTCGTGTCCACCGTGCGGGTCACGCTAGACGATAACGGTGGCGGCGTAAGCGGCACCAACAACGCGAACGACAAcgcgaacaacaacaacaacaacaacaacaacaacattcacaaaaacaacaacaacgaccaaagcaataacaataacagaaATAACAGTAACGGTATACAGTCGAACGGGGTTCAGGTGCAGAGCAGTGCGGGTAGTAACGTTGTGAACGGTATCGGTAGTGATCAGGCTTGTGTCAGAATAAGTGTTGTCGGCAACAACGAAGTGGACTCTCCGCGGGCCGAGGAAATGATCGTACAACGTGATATTCCGGGCGCGTTAACATCACCCGCAAGCAGGTCGAGTTCCTGCTTTTATTACAGTACGTTTCAGAACTCGATCAGCACGATGGTCATGTCCTCGGGTCAGTGTTCGCCGAGCGACACTCTCGACAGTGGTACGTGCAGCGATCTCGACGGTACGCCGCCACCCTTgcctaagaaaaaaaatgctagTCCCATCAGCAGCACCGTTATATTGGGTGCGGGTCAGCACAACCGGACCGGGAGTCTGACCAGCAGCGGTGCCGATATAGACAGCGACGATAACGAGAGCAACGTGAGTTGCGACTCGCTCAACAGCAGCGAGTTGAACGCAGCTAACGACCTTCGGAAGAGCGGCGGCGGTAACGTTGCGAAATTCAAAACCACCAAATCACTGGACGTGGTGGAACGTACGGAGGAGGAACTGGACGAGCAATCGCTCAACGACCACGAGGAGATCAATCTAGATGCCGATAATCTTCGCACTCGGCGGCAACTCGATACGCCGTCCGACGTTATTGGAAACACCGATAACGAGGGACCGGATTACGATAGTCAATCAATTCCAGCGTCCCCCGCGATCAGTTCCAGTTCGCAGCTAGACCGTGTTACATTGCcgagttcgtcgccaaccgaAACAACGGCGTACGTATCGTCGAAACCGTCCGGCACTCCGCGGGTGCAGAGTCCCGACGGTAATCGGGATATCAGGAGGTCGCCGCCGATGGTGAAAGAGTGCGCGTACGAGGACATTAAGATGGAACGGATGAGGCTCCAGAACgaaaccgccgccgccgatTATTACGCTAACTTTAACCGGGGGAACGGGACCAAGTACCTCTACGACGACGACAGGTTTTACAAGTTCCATCTGAACGAGACGTTCGACGAGGCTCAGGCGAGGGACGCCGCCAATGCCGCCGCCGCGATCGCCGATGCTGAAAATGACGAGTTTTTCGCAGGGTACAAGATGCTCGACAGAGAAGCCATCAGGAGCGCCAAGGGTACCGTCCGAGGCGTTAAAAACAGAGTCAGGGCTGGCATTGCGACGTTTCTACAACAGCCCGCTACCAAG AATTACAAGTTGAAGGACGCGGGTAAGGTGGTGGTCTACACGACGACTATGGGAATAGTTAGAGAGACTTACTACGCTTGTACAAAGGTTAAGCAGATACTGAGGACGCACATGGTGAAATACGAGGACAGGGACATGTTCATGAGCACCGAGTACCAGAAGGAACTTAGGGACCGCATCCAAACGACGACCATCCAGGTGCCGCAGCTCTTCATCGACGGGCAATACATAGGG GACGCTGAGGTCGTCGAAAGGCTAAACGAGTCCGGAGAACTACGGCGCATGCTTAAGCCTTACAAG AGCCCAGATGCATGTACGACTTGCCAGATTTGCGGGGGATATCGTCTATTGCCATGCTCGGTGTGCAATGGTAGCAAGAAATCAGTACACCGCAACGATTTTACGACGGAGTTCGTCGCGCTCAAGTGCATGAACTGCGACGAAGTCGGCCTCGTACGATGCCCACATTGCTGA
- the LOC105693127 gene encoding INO80 complex subunit D-like isoform X2, with amino-acid sequence MDEVNGMTVSSPLQPKAQSCTVTGQDARQTTISIQTSQILSLPVIPVGGPSPGAGATVFVGGTVPPTSGSVWQVPVVQKSNGYQSHLQHQQPQEHHLQSQTQPAHVVKIRINPEDSVAGKVVSTVRVTLDDNGGGVSGTNNANDNANNNNNNNNNNIHKNNNNDQSNNNNRNNSNGIQSNGVQVQSSAGSNVVNGIGSDQACVRISVVGNNEVDSPRAEEMIVQRDIPGALTSPASRSSSCFYYSTFQNSISTMVMSSGQCSPSDTLDSGTCSDLDGTPPPLPKKKNASPISSTVILGAGQHNRTGSLTSSGADIDSDDNESNVSCDSLNSSELNAANDLRKSGGGNVAKFKTTKSLDVVERTEEELDEQSLNDHEEINLDADNLRTRRQLDTPSDVIGNTDNEGPDYDSQSIPASPAISSSSQLDRVTLPSSSPTETTAYVSSKPSGTPRVQSPDGNRDIRRSPPMVKECAYEDIKMERMRLQNETAAADYYANFNRGNGTKYLYDDDRFYKFHLNETFDEAQARDAANAAAAIADAENDEFFAGYKMLDREAIRSAKGTVRGVKNRVRAGIATFLQQPATKDAEVVERLNESGELRRMLKPYKSPDACTTCQICGGYRLLPCSVCNGSKKSVHRNDFTTEFVALKCMNCDEVGLVRCPHC; translated from the exons ATGGACGAGGTGAACGGAATGACAGTCTCTTCGCCACTGCAACCAAAGGCACAGAGCTGCACGGTAACCGGTCAAGATGCGCGCCAGACGACAATCTCGATCCAGACGAGCCAGATCCTCTCCCTCCCCGTGATACCGGTCGGTGGTCCCAGTCCAGGGGCCGGAGCAACGGTATTTGTCGGTGGCACAGTGCCACCAACCTCGGGATCGGTCTGGCAAGTTCCGGTAGTACAAAAGTCGAACGGTTATCAGTCGCACCTGCAACATCAACAGCCGCAGGAACACCACCTTCAAAGCCAGACGCAACCGGCCCACGTAGTCAAGATCAGGATAAATCCCGAAGACTCGGTGGCTGGCAAGGTCGTGTCCACCGTGCGGGTCACGCTAGACGATAACGGTGGCGGCGTAAGCGGCACCAACAACGCGAACGACAAcgcgaacaacaacaacaacaacaacaacaacaacattcacaaaaacaacaacaacgaccaaagcaataacaataacagaaATAACAGTAACGGTATACAGTCGAACGGGGTTCAGGTGCAGAGCAGTGCGGGTAGTAACGTTGTGAACGGTATCGGTAGTGATCAGGCTTGTGTCAGAATAAGTGTTGTCGGCAACAACGAAGTGGACTCTCCGCGGGCCGAGGAAATGATCGTACAACGTGATATTCCGGGCGCGTTAACATCACCCGCAAGCAGGTCGAGTTCCTGCTTTTATTACAGTACGTTTCAGAACTCGATCAGCACGATGGTCATGTCCTCGGGTCAGTGTTCGCCGAGCGACACTCTCGACAGTGGTACGTGCAGCGATCTCGACGGTACGCCGCCACCCTTgcctaagaaaaaaaatgctagTCCCATCAGCAGCACCGTTATATTGGGTGCGGGTCAGCACAACCGGACCGGGAGTCTGACCAGCAGCGGTGCCGATATAGACAGCGACGATAACGAGAGCAACGTGAGTTGCGACTCGCTCAACAGCAGCGAGTTGAACGCAGCTAACGACCTTCGGAAGAGCGGCGGCGGTAACGTTGCGAAATTCAAAACCACCAAATCACTGGACGTGGTGGAACGTACGGAGGAGGAACTGGACGAGCAATCGCTCAACGACCACGAGGAGATCAATCTAGATGCCGATAATCTTCGCACTCGGCGGCAACTCGATACGCCGTCCGACGTTATTGGAAACACCGATAACGAGGGACCGGATTACGATAGTCAATCAATTCCAGCGTCCCCCGCGATCAGTTCCAGTTCGCAGCTAGACCGTGTTACATTGCcgagttcgtcgccaaccgaAACAACGGCGTACGTATCGTCGAAACCGTCCGGCACTCCGCGGGTGCAGAGTCCCGACGGTAATCGGGATATCAGGAGGTCGCCGCCGATGGTGAAAGAGTGCGCGTACGAGGACATTAAGATGGAACGGATGAGGCTCCAGAACgaaaccgccgccgccgatTATTACGCTAACTTTAACCGGGGGAACGGGACCAAGTACCTCTACGACGACGACAGGTTTTACAAGTTCCATCTGAACGAGACGTTCGACGAGGCTCAGGCGAGGGACGCCGCCAATGCCGCCGCCGCGATCGCCGATGCTGAAAATGACGAGTTTTTCGCAGGGTACAAGATGCTCGACAGAGAAGCCATCAGGAGCGCCAAGGGTACCGTCCGAGGCGTTAAAAACAGAGTCAGGGCTGGCATTGCGACGTTTCTACAACAGCCCGCTACCAAG GACGCTGAGGTCGTCGAAAGGCTAAACGAGTCCGGAGAACTACGGCGCATGCTTAAGCCTTACAAG AGCCCAGATGCATGTACGACTTGCCAGATTTGCGGGGGATATCGTCTATTGCCATGCTCGGTGTGCAATGGTAGCAAGAAATCAGTACACCGCAACGATTTTACGACGGAGTTCGTCGCGCTCAAGTGCATGAACTGCGACGAAGTCGGCCTCGTACGATGCCCACATTGCTGA